The nucleotide window CCATGGCGATCGCGGAAAGTATCGAGGGTTTTGTGTGGCTTTCTTGACGAGAAACAACGTGCTATCGATCACAGACTGGTAAGCATAATAAGCAACgacttttaacaaaaattacaaaactccCCCACAAACTTAATTTATAGTAACATTTTTaacttttccttttaagttttaagttttaacaacGTTCTCAACCGCGGCACCAGCTCCGATGGCAATTAGGAGGGAGTTAACTAGTGTAATGTTATTACCtggtctcattttatttttttattttgattattaatgtttttttatttaataattaaagaattaacttttaattttttaattttttaaaaatatttaaaaaatatttaaatatatataaagaaatttacaCTTTAACGGCACACAGAGTGAGGGCATGGAGAGAATCACCACTCAGGTGGTGATAAACATAAATCAACTCACGATGAGAAGTGTGGGGGACATTGAATTAGGAGACCCCATCACAATTGGGAAAAGAGAGAGCCACGTCTATGCACTATGCCTGGAGAGAGAGCGATGATCATATTTGTTTAGCCGCCCACTTTATAGCCTTGCACtttaaaatcttctttaaaTATTTCCTGCTGGCTGGTCCCAAATTTACTCACTCAAGCAAGCAAAGGATAAAGTCTTCCTTGTATATATGGTCCAAAACCAAACAAGAAATACACCTATTGAGTACACAGAGAGGGAGCAAGAAAGCAAGCAAAAACCCAAACCTCTCTCCAACCAATGGCGACGCCAGTAAAAGTGCACGGACCACCCATGTCCACGGCTGTGTCCAGGGTCTTAGCTTGTCTCCTTGAGAAAAATGTCGACTTTCAGCTCATCTCCGTCAACATGGCCAAGGGCGAGCACAAGAAGCCCGAATTCCTTAAGATCCAGGTACTTCGACATactccaatctctctctctttcgcgccctctctttctctcatgtGGTTCTTTAATGTAACAGCCCTTTGGCCAAGTACCAGCATTTGAGGACGGGGGCGTCTCCCTCTTCGGTAAATGTAGCCAGACTTCGTTATttgcattcattttttttttttcattcgacATAACTCCattgatttttactttttgtttctatttgttTGTGTTCGAGTAATTCAGAGTCTCGAGCGATATGCCGGTACATTTGTGAGAAGTACGCGGACAAAGGAAACAAAGGACTGTATGGAACGAACCCGCTGGCAAAAGCATCCATAGAACAGTGGCTAGAGGCGGAAGGGCAGAGCTTCAGCCCTCCAAGCTCCGTTTTAGTGTTTCAGCTCGCGTTCGCGCCGCGAATGAAGATCAAGCAAGACCAAGTGGTGATCAAGCAGAACGAAGAAAAGCTGTCCAGGGTGCTCGACATCTACGATAAAAGGCTCGGGGAGACCCGGTTCTTGGCCGGCGATGAATTTACTCTGGCTGATCTTTCACACTTGCCCAACACCCAGTACTTGGTTGGTGTCTCTGGTAGAGGCGAGCTCTTCACTTCGAGAAAGAACGTGGGAAGATGGTGGAACGAGATATCCAGCCGAGACTCCTGGAAAAAGGTAGTTGATATGCAGAAGAAAAGTGCTTGAAAACTAGGCTAGTGATTTGGATCTTTGTTTCTGAGTTTTTATTGATGGCATTTTGCTGAATAAATTGCTTCAATCGAACACTAACGCCtttttaattttgggttatGCTGAGTCCAGAAGATATCTTTCAGTACAGTCAattaattgagttgaattgttcGTTTGATTGAATTCACGAAGGATTCTTCTGTATGTCTCGATTATCGTATTTTGTTACGAGACTACTATTATTCACAGTTTGCAATATTTTTGTCGAAAACATCAAACACAAGCAGGGGCGGAACTACTAAgaggaaatttttaaaatttgatgaaaattaagggttcgtttgtttttagagatgagttgagattaaagttaaaaagttgaataaaatattgttaaaatatattttttaatattattgttgttttaggatttgaaaaagttgaattgtttattttattttgtgtgaaaatttaaaaaagttgtaatgatgagatgagatgagatgaaatgtttttagaaaacatctcATGAAAAAATACAGTAGATAATTATTGAAATCCAGGCCTCGAGAATTCCATGTGGCAAGGTcttgttttaataaaaacatcaacCCTCGATCTCCAGAAAAGCTTTTCCTTTCATCAAGCAGAGAAAAGCATTCTCTGCATCCCTCTATCTCAGCCTGTCATTTTATCAAGCAGGTgagggaaacaaaaaaaaaatgtacagaAAGTTAACcacaagaaaaattcttctcattaacAACTATTTACCATCCCACACTTTATAAAAGAACACATTCATACCTATATAAAACATACtaagaaaaaatcatatagatataaaatgtatgagTGAATAGTTGAAAGCTTCATTCTTCACAAATATTGAGTGTATTTTGTCAAAGAGTCAACAttcaaattcaattcatttGTTTCATAAAATCCACTTTACAATCAATTCGcttgtttaataaaaaatagttgtcAAGTTCATAAACGATCACAGAggatttgaataaaatttgtttgCTGAGTGGGAAAATTTTTGGGTCTGAAATTTGTAGGGCTTTACCCCAGAGGGGAGCCCTTCCAGAAATTCTCGAAGGCCAGGGGCAAACCCAGGCCTAAGAGGGGGTTTGGAAATAGTTTTCAACCAGCAATAGACGCGCCTCGGTTAGAACCTCACTAGCTGCGTCATTGCCCCAAGCGCAAAGATACCTTCTAATTGCTCAACCAGCCCCTTCTTATAACCCATCATTTGCCCCCCCTATTCTATACGTTTTCGATGCGGGACTAAAACAAGTCTCGAAGAAATTGTTTTTCTCGGTCAAAAGCCTTATTAGTAATGTTTATAGcgagaatgagaagaaaaatattatatatatatatatattataagaaaaataatgttataatttgatatagtatattaagatacatcaatttgtgagtttacttttacgaaattcttctatatttaaaatattttccaaatgaTAATGGAAACAAGTCTGTCTTGATTGGTATGGTATTGGACATATGACTGACTCATAGTGGGATGGATTCAACGACTGACTTCCCTAAATAGACCACCGCCGATTGGATGGACCAAAATCTTGATTAATTTAGGGGTGCACCTAATGAGTTTCCTGCAACTGACTTCTCTTTTACATATTCaaattagagaaattttttattgagattttacaaaataaaatccatGTGACTATTGTGGTATATTAGATTGTCAAAcacttttttctattaaaaaaaagaaataaagaaatctAACTTGGCATTTAATTATgttgtgaatttatttattattttttttaatgaacctAGCACTTCTCTAGCTAATTTTTTGGACGCGTTGAAGTATTTTCTGGGCCATTGCTTAGACTAATGAGTTAACGAGCTTCGTTTTCAGTCCATTTCCGACTTCACGGTTCCAAGATTTTCTCAACCTGTGAGACATTTTCCGGGCCagatctcgtttatttttataatttatttcattttatctaattattataattattttaaatttttatataaaataaaataaacaattcatttttttaaatctcaaaacaaaattaatattaaaaaaatatattctaatattattttatttaatttttaacttttatcccattttatcaaatatatgaaaacaaactagacaAATGCTCAACAATATTTATTCCATCTAAGATTTTAGTGTTGAGAGTGAAATCCAAAGATCAAAATTCCATCTCTTTTGCCTGGAAATTCCATCAAAATTCCCCTATTCCATGACTCGAAATCTGAGCCACTTCATTAGCAACAAAGTCTATATGTTTACAACATCTAAATgtcctcttttttcttctctttgccCATTTATCTTTAGAATCTGGGATTTTTTTCCTATTCTCACTGGAGAACCTACAAATTCTTACATGTTTGGCAGAGTCGTCAAAAGTGAAGTTGAAACAATCATTCCTTACCAGAAAACCACAACTTTTCCTTTCATAGAAAAATTACAGTTCTAGGGTTGTAAAATTTAACAGTTTACACGAAACttactacaaatatcatttaaagaGAAATTACTTTATTTGGTAAATGAAGTTTACTATCACTACAAATGAGAATCATAGCTTGAGCACTCTCAATGGATTAGTCAAATCTAAAGGACACTTTTAACTAATGcgagatgaatttgattttagttatttcaaTCCTCacattagaatagttatttttttattatataataataaaataatatgaaatgaatttaactttaactatttcattcacatcaaattcTCACGTtagattattcatttattcattatatagtaataaaataatattactttaaaaaatattaaatttttaaaatttttaatttctttaattttatcatattttattattctacctattatatgtgaattaataatcatattttaattaaattaatgttgttgatgagaaaaatgaaagagaaataattgagAGCAAAGAAGTCGAAGCAATTGATTgagaaagatgaaaaagaaataaagtaaccttcaaatttaaaaaatattttgaaagtcATTATAgttaaattacaattatttaaaatttagcaatttcaTTGGGATCGTATAAAACGTTAGAAGGACGCTATCAACAGCAAAATCGTGCTCCCGTGAAGGAATTATACCAAACTGCGCACTTAAAATTGTACTCCCAAAAGGACCATGCCATATAGAACACCCCAACCCGTCTACTACTCGGCACATTCCAGGGCAAATGATTCATTTTTTGGGTTGAGAGAAGCTAACATCTCTCTAACTTAACGGAGGCATCCCCACAGGGTTCTCCAAGGCTCTTTCTTTGGTTGCAGGTTGGCTGAGATTGTTACAGACATAGCTGGAAATTTGCATCAACATACCAATTTGTGTGAGAAGataattagagagaaaaatatttcttagaAACATATTCGTGATCAACATTGTGCACTCGTATCTTGAATTAATACAGAGTATAAACAAAGATCTAGTATTAAAGCTTTGCTGTGAATACGGAGTCATAATTCATCAtattcttcatttattcattgcTATTGTGAGGTTTGATTTGTAGTAGGTATTATTGtttttacaaaatgaaataCAGTACCAGAAAACTCAAAACCATCAACGACCTTTCAGTCTAACATTTTAACAAGCATCTCTTGTGCGGGCGACAATACCCAATAAGGCACCCAACCGAACTCAAGATGCGTCTCCGTGTCCGCTTCAAAATCAGGACAGGCTTTTAAGATGTGTCTTGTTATAAATCCATCGATATTTACAAATCCAACAAAGCTCTTGGATCATATATGATCAAAGGGAcctaaatatctaaaataattgaaaaagaactacaaaaataaaataaacctaGAATCAAACAAAGAAGGCAAATAAAAAAGGGTAGTGCTACAATCATTGCCATTCAAGTTGGTCCACTTGGGCGACTCTAATGCAAAttcaaattgtaatttttttcttttaaatatctttaaatattcataaaaaatatatatatattaatacactaataatcacttctaatttttttaaaaaaatacattaactgAAATTTAGGAGgcataatatcatttttcaattaaaaaaaaatctaaaatccccGACAGAAATTGCTCATCAGACTTGTAATTCTTCCGAAGCCTTAACTGAAAAACCTATAGATCTGATTCATTTACCAAAACCagcattaaacaaaaaaagtcaaaactGTTATGTGACAGCATTTGCAACAGACTCCTCATGGCTCATGCACCATATGATATCTCGTTTTTACGAcaccaaaatcacaaagaaATCTGTACTTACATTCAAGACGAAACATCAGCAAGGATTCGGTGTAACCCAAATTGGAGGCCCGTGTACCTGAGATTGAGGATTTCGCTGATAACAGGGTAAAGGTTCGATGCTTCCATCCCATATCTTGAAGATGCCCAAATCATACTCTCCAAAATCACTATCAAGACTGAATTCACAATCATCGTTGGTGAAATATATACAGTTCCCTAAACATCCCGGAAAATCAGAAGCCGGTAACGAGAAGGATGAATTTTCTCCGATAAACAACATCCGGTCACCCAAGCTTGTAACTTTCTCCCACTGTGGACCACTCCAAACCATTCTGAATACCTCAAACCGCACCGTTTTGTAGAACGCGTTCAGCAAGTATGGGGCGATGTCATCGTAATGAAGTTCTACGTACCGCGTTACCATCAACAATTCATCCCCTGAATTCACCAAATATCTCATGTCGCCGCGGGATTCGATTGGCATTCTGATAATTGAGACGCTCGGCGACTCGCTGTGTAAATCGCACACCGCGATAGATCCTTGCTTGTCCACCGCGTAGAATAAGTCCTTGTGATATATAACGTCCTCGCAGAAAAACCTCGCTCTGTGTAACAGTGTCCAAGATTGGTCGCCGTTCTTGCAGTACGCTAAAATATCTGGTTGAAGGAGAATTGCCAGCGCGATGaagtttttattattgttgttatcaCTCTGCGGGCTTGAGGAGAGAACCACTTTCTTGATAAACGAGTCGCGCATTTCCCTCAAACCACGCCGGTGGATGTCCCCGAAGGTGCCTCGAAGCTCGTATTCTTTACCGACTTCGGAGTAATTGAAGCTCAGGACGTAGGGGAAGGTGGAGAGCGGAGGGAGGTGAATCTTGGATCGAGTGAGAGGGTTGAGGAGAAGGACTTCTGGGGTTTCGCCTAGGATCACGAGCCAACCGTGGGAGGATCCGCAGCGGCGCTTGCAGTGAGACGCGGCTTCAGGAAGCTCGAGGAGGTGGAGTGACTGGGCAGAGAGGTCAAAAAAGGCGAGGTGGGATTGGAGAGATTGGGTGAAGGGAAGCATGAGCCAAGGCAGCTGAGGAGGTAGGTGGCGCGGGATGATTGAGACGGAGGATCGCCAGCTGTGACAGACGGCTCGGAATCGGAGGTAATCGGCGTAAATGGTGAGGCACTTTGAGATTGACTCGAAGAGCTCTCGCGGGAGTTGAGTCCAGTCGACGGCCATTTTACGAATTTTCCAATTTCGGAGGAATTCAAATTCTCGTGGGTTAGAAACACAGCTTTATAGTTTGGGAACGGGCGGAACTTGAGACCGTCTCCTTCGATGCTTACCATGACATTACGGTCTTCGTCGGACTCCCAAGTCGTCCTTGGGGCTCGAGCAGACCCACGCTGACGATCACGACGAGAAATGACAATTCAGCCAGCTATAAGGCTAACATACGGCAAGGATTGCGTATCTCAAATggcaacttattttatttatttttattgtttctttcaCATTATGTTCCTTGTACGTTTTACTTGTTTACTGCTAGAGCTATCGCTGGAGTCATTGTTGGctctgatatatatttttaatattttttttttacagttattttttataaaaaaaattttaatatttaaaaaaaaaaaaaaaaatttataatattattaaaaaatatttaattaatcataaaataaaaaatattattaaaaaattataaaaatctatataaaaataattataaaaaaaatacatcaaaaaataTACGATAGAATCTAGGGCTGTACACAAACCGGCCGGACCGACCGCCGCCGACTCAGACCGACCGCCGGATtcaggaaccggccgaaaccggcaAAGAACCGGTCGGCCGACGGTAGGAAATTAAGGAAACCGACGTCGGCCGGTTCGGTCTGCGGTTCAATCCCGGTCTAAACCGACAAACCGGCCGacgtcttatatatatttttttacaatatatttcttatataaaacgacgtcgtttcacttatttaagtgaaacggcgtcgtttttctcttggaacttaaaaaaatatatatatggaatggcgccgtttggcttaaaagctaaacggcgtcgtttcaaatGGATTTAATTGCCCCtcgcccctcttcttcttcttccccgcgtcTTTTTCCGTTCGCTCTGTTTCACCTGCAAGTTGCAACTCTCTTCTACTCTCTCATGGTAGACGGCGGCATATCCCTCCTCCGTGACAGAGACGCCGACGGCAGACCGAGGAACCGAACCACACCGCGCCGAGACCGATAATATCGGTTTTCTCTCCCCTAgtcgatcggtttcggccggtttttTCATCTCATGGCAGACAtcggttcggcgtcggtttgGCACCGAAACCGCGCCGAACCCATCGGTTTTCAGCCCTAATAGAATCAACAGTAACTCCCAACCCTAACGGTGGCTCAATCATTTTCCGTTTTACTTTGCATAGTGGAAGTATGACACTCGCAATTGACAACTCGATGGAAATGACACGTTTTGTTCCTTCCTTCCTCCCAAGGACAGGTTCTGGCTTAAATCTTAAGCGTCTCCGCATAAAGGACCGAGGGTAATTGCCAATTGGTATGGCCAGATCGCTCAACTATATACAGGAGAAGTGCGTTGTACGATGCCCGAAACATTTTTGACATAAAGCCTTGAGAATTTTAATAGCACTATtctatcaaattataatttatttatttataaatcggtTGCTTGAACAAATGAATCGATCACGTATTTTGTTCACTTTCTccgagttttatttttaaaactttgattaTCATCCTCCCACTCATCCACACTATATTTGAGAAGACAAAACTTCTTCTCTCTGTAGATAATGACATTTCACTTTTAATAAACAACTCCGTAAAATGCTCGAATGACGAATTCTTGGTGTATTGCACTCAAAGCAGCATGGCATTAGACCTTGTTCGAATTGTCTGAAAGTCCCAATGAAAATTAAGCTATAACATGGGTAGCGAAGACAGGAGGGAAACGCAGAGACAGAGAAGGAACCAAAACAAGAGCTTTAAACGAAGGCGGCAAGCTACTTGGTGAATGTATTGGTGTGTTACTGGGTCCTAagacaaatgaaaattttattcacCATACTACTATCCTACTTTCATTCTACTATGtattatataagatgtaatatatttatcaccatttgatttttttttattggatgattCTTTATCATCCAATAGTGATAAATACGATGCATCTTAAATAATGGAATGAGAGtatgtatataacattactttttccTAGAGTTATGGTTCTTCTCGCTTTCAcaccaaaacaacaaaaaggtTTTAAGTTCGAATAAGCAATCTATCAATAAAGAAACCCAACAAAACTCCTCAGTCAAATTTGGTTAAAGAACCTGAACTTCATTAAtgaattcttaaaataaaaaccatactcCCTCAGGCTTGTGGTTCCTCTGAAGCATCCATCCAAAATGCTTCATCTATTCACTTCATACAAAATCACTTTGGTAAAAGCTATCTGACTTTTTGACTTCACTGTTGGTAAGAGTTTTTCCATCGGAGAATGACATTTGACATCATTTGGGAAAGACTGGAGCAGAATCcccttttgtttttcatttttctagcGTGTTTGTCAAGTCTATTAACAAGTTAACCATGCCATGGATAAAGGAAAAGGCTCTTCTATAATATCTCAGCATGCATTTGAGTGACTCTCATCTGAATAATTCACCATAATGCACAATTCCAATATACAAATCCCACCAAATTAGGAAAGGGTGCTAAATTCACCACTTCGTGAGATTTCATACGCAATACAACAAAGGAGTAATTCACACACAAGATACATGGAAAAAGTAATTCTATAAACAACAAAGGAGTCTTTGCACGTACTTACAGTCAAGACGCGTTATTATCATGGATTTGGTGTAACCCAAATTGGAGGCCCCTGTATCTGAGAGTGCGAACTTCGCCGATAACAGGGTAAAGGTTCAATGCTTCCATCACATAACTTGAAGATGCCTAAATCATAGTCTCCAAAGGCGAATTCCTCATTGAATTCGCAATAATCATCGGTGAAATAGATACAGTTCCCTGAACATGCCGGAAAATCAGAAGTCGACAATGACAACGATGAATTTCCCCCCACAAACAACGTCCGGTTTCCTAAGCTGGTGACCCTCTCCCACAACGGCCCGTTCCAATTTATTCTGAAAACCTCAAATTTGACCGATTTGAAGAATGCATTCAGGTCAACGTTGTCGTATACGAGATCCAGATACCGTGTGACCAGTAACAACTCGTCGTCGTCCTCTGAATTCACCAGATACTGTATGTCGCCCCCAAATTGACTCGGCGTTTCGATGATCGAAACCCTCGGCGATGCGCCGCTGACATCGCACACCGCTATGGCGCCGTTCTTGTCCACAGCGTAGAATAGCTCTTTGTGATATATAACGTCCTCGGAGAAAAACTTCGCGTCATGAATAAAAGTCCAGGATTGGTCGCCGTTCTTACAGAAGGCTAAGTCCCCCGTCAGGTTGAGTATCGCCAGTGCAATAAAGTTGTTATCACCCGCCGGGCTCACGGAGAGAATGACTTTCTTGATGAAAGAGTCGCGCATTTCCCTCAAACTACACCTGTAGATGTCACCGGACGGGGTCGTGAGGGCATACTCTTTACCGATTTCATAGTAATTGAAGCTGAGGACGATCGGGAAAGTGGAGAGCGGGGGGAGTTGAACCTTGGCTCTGGTGAGAGGGTTTATGAGAAGGATGGCTGGGGTTTCGTCCATGATCACGAGCCAACCATGGGAGGAGCCACAACAACGCTTTCGGTGGGAGGACTCTGGATACTTGAGGAGGCGGATTTTTTGGGCGGAGACGTCAAAGAAGGCGCGGTGGGATTGAGATTGGGATCGGGTATGAGGAAGCATGAGCCAGGGGAGTTGGGGAGGTAGGTGGCGTGGGGTCTTTGGGACGGAGGATCGCCAGCAGTGACAAACGGATCGAAATCGAAGGTAATCAGCATAAATGGTGAGGTTGTTGGAGATTGATTCCAGGAGTTCACCGGGAAGTTGGGTCCAGTCGACGGCCATTTTCTATGGATTTGTTTCAGGAATTATAGCCCTTGGTACTCCCAGGAGTCGGAATGCGGCTAAAATCTCAGCGTCTTCCTTCGATTACCCTGGTGAGCCCCTCTTTGTCGCATTTGATATTGAATTTGAGGCCCACACTTACGTGAATAGGGAGAATTACGAcatatggggaaaaaaaaataataataattaatttataaataaatttataaattgatgagCCTTCTTTGTCGCATTTGAGATTGAGgttaggggtgtcaatatgtaaCACGATTCATTAATTCAATacaaacacgacacgataaaaacGAGTTAGGGTTTACCcttaacgggttgacccgttaagacacgatagcttaacgggttaataacaggtcaacccgttataacccattataacccgttatgacccgttaagaaagttaaaattacaattatacccttatacctaaaaaataaaattgttgggattttaatttcgatatttttattgtttagattgtaattttggacttgtagttagttttatattttttttatagatattatgattttaacatttatataaaattatgctaaacttaactagattaaagaggttaattttgggtttgtttcaatccatttacataaataggttaAAACGAAttgacacgacatgacccgttatgttattgggtcgtgttagggtttgagattttgacacgataagcttaacgggtcgggttagggttgacctatatagtataatatacatgtcttgacacgacacgaacgcgacccgttaacacgatttgtcACCCCTAATTGAGGCCCGCACTTACGTAACCAGGGATAATTACGAATACAACTCTTCTACGTACAACCGGTATGCAACAACCGTTGAGTAATCAAGTTTGCCACATCGatcagatttaaaaaaaaatttataaaaatcaagaaGACGATTGAGCAAGAAGAAACATCTGAAAGAGAGAAATGCCCAAATCCAAACTCAATTCGAAACCCATCTGTAAATTGAGAAGAAGACTGTAACATTTTGACCGGAAAATT belongs to Juglans regia cultivar Chandler chromosome 8, Walnut 2.0, whole genome shotgun sequence and includes:
- the LOC109013944 gene encoding glutathione S-transferase-like, yielding MATPVKVHGPPMSTAVSRVLACLLEKNVDFQLISVNMAKGEHKKPEFLKIQPFGQVPAFEDGGVSLFESRAICRYICEKYADKGNKGLYGTNPLAKASIEQWLEAEGQSFSPPSSVLVFQLAFAPRMKIKQDQVVIKQNEEKLSRVLDIYDKRLGETRFLAGDEFTLADLSHLPNTQYLVGVSGRGELFTSRKNVGRWWNEISSRDSWKKVVDMQKKSA
- the LOC108980498 gene encoding F-box protein SKIP23-like yields the protein MAVDWTQLPRELFESISKCLTIYADYLRFRAVCHSWRSSVSIIPRHLPPQLPWLMLPFTQSLQSHLAFFDLSAQSLHLLELPEAASHCKRRCGSSHGWLVILGETPEVLLLNPLTRSKIHLPPLSTFPYVLSFNYSEVGKEYELRGTFGDIHRRGLREMRDSFIKKVVLSSSPQSDNNNNKNFIALAILLQPDILAYCKNGDQSWTLLHRARFFCEDVIYHKDLFYAVDKQGSIAVCDLHSESPSVSIIRMPIESRGDMRYLVNSGDELLMVTRYVELHYDDIAPYLLNAFYKTVRFEVFRMVWSGPQWEKVTSLGDRMLFIGENSSFSLPASDFPGCLGNCIYFTNDDCEFSLDSDFGEYDLGIFKIWDGSIEPLPCYQRNPQSQVHGPPIWVTPNPC
- the LOC108980503 gene encoding F-box protein SKIP23-like — its product is MAVDWTQLPGELLESISNNLTIYADYLRFRSVCHCWRSSVPKTPRHLPPQLPWLMLPHTRSQSQSHRAFFDVSAQKIRLLKYPESSHRKRCCGSSHGWLVIMDETPAILLINPLTRAKVQLPPLSTFPIVLSFNYYEIGKEYALTTPSGDIYRCSLREMRDSFIKKVILSVSPAGDNNFIALAILNLTGDLAFCKNGDQSWTFIHDAKFFSEDVIYHKELFYAVDKNGAIAVCDVSGASPRVSIIETPSQFGGDIQYLVNSEDDDELLLVTRYLDLVYDNVDLNAFFKSVKFEVFRINWNGPLWERVTSLGNRTLFVGGNSSLSLSTSDFPACSGNCIYFTDDYCEFNEEFAFGDYDLGIFKLCDGSIEPLPCYRRSSHSQIQGPPIWVTPNP